The genomic DNA GCCGGCGCGGCCGGGCGAAGATGCCTTTATCGGCCAGGCGCGCGAAGCGATCGAGCGGGCGCTGCGTTGAGCCGGTTTCGGCGCGGCGGTCAGGGGGGCGGTTGCTCCGGCGCGCGCATCAACCAGTGCAGGAATTCGCGGCCGGGACCCGCCTGTCCGACGATGGCGCCGATGGGCTGGAAGGCGCCCGGCGATTCGATCAGCAGGCGCTGAAAATGGCCATGTTGCAGATACCAGCCGGCCAGCGTCAGCGGCACCATGGCCAGCGCCTGCTGCGCCTGCATGACGGCGATCAGCAGTGGCATGGGTGGCGCGGCGCTGGCCAGGCGGCATAGCCGAGGAACCACGCCGGCGCGTTCGAAGAAAGCGGTGAAGACGGCGTGGATCGCCAGTTCCGGACGTGGCTGGATCCAGAGCTGGGTTGCCACCTGCGCCAATGTCGGCGCGGCGTCGCTGGCGAGCAACGGATGGCCGGGCGTGGCGACGATGACGGCGCCATCCTGTTGCAGCGGGACGAAGTCCAGGCCGGCGGGCATCGCTTCGGGGCGCCGGCACAGCAGCATGTCCAGATTGCCCGCGGCCGCCAGCGGCAGCAACTGTTCGCGGCTGCCTTCCTGCAAGTCCACCTGCAGGTCCGGATGGGCCCGCATGTAGGCCGGCAGATGTTGCGCCAGCAGGCCGCTGCTGGCTGCCGGGATGGCGCCCAAGCGCAGGCTGCCGGCGGCGCCGCCGCGCAGGGCCGCGACCGAGTCGGTCGAGGCGCGCAGCGAGGTGAGCATGCCGCGCGCGCAATCGGCCATCAATTGACCGCAGCGGGTGGCGCGCATGCCGCGGGCGTGGCGTTCGAACAGCTCCACGCCCAGCAGGGATTCGATGTCCGCCAGGGCATGGGTGGCGGCCGGCTGGCTCATGCCGATCTGCGCGGCGGCCTGTTGCAGGCTGCCGAGCTCGGCGACCCCGGCCAGCAGTTGCAGGTGGCGCAGGCGCCCCTTGGCCAGCAGCCGGGCGAGCAGGGTGGCGGGAGCGACGTCCATGGATCGAACATTCCGGAGCGAGATATTCAAAGTATGAATATATTGGTCGGTTAATGTATTTGAAATAAGGATATGCCCTGCCCAGAATGGCGTGACGCCGGCTACCGGTTTCCACTCAAGGATTCGCCGTTCCATGAAGTCCCGTCTGTTGCATGCTTTCGTCTGCGCCGCACTGGTCGGCGTTTCGTCCCTGGCGCACGCGCAGGGCGTCTATCCCTCGCAGCCGGTGCGCCTGATCGTGCCGTTCGCGCCCGGCGGTTCCACCGATGTCCTGGCGCGGGCGGTGGCCGACGGCCTGCGCAAGGAACTGGGCCAGAGCGTGGTGGTGGAGAACCGCGCCGGCGCCGGCGGCCTGATCGGCACGGAGGCGGTGGCGCGGGCCGAGCCCGACGGCTATACGCTGGGCATGGCCACCGTCAGCACCATGGCGGTCAATCCGCTGTTGTACGGTACGGCGCGCGTCGATCCGGCAAAGCAACTGACGGCGGTGGGTTCGGTGGCGAATGTGCCGGTGGTGTGGATGGTGAACCCGGCCTTTCCGGCGACGGACTTCGCGCAGTTCCTGGCCGAATTGCGGGCGCATCCGGGCAAGTATTCCTTCGGTTCGCCAGGCGTGGGGTCGCTCGGGCACCTGAACCTGGCGGCGATGAATGCCGACCTCCAGGTCGAGGTGTTGCACGTGCCCTACCGGGGCATGGGCCCCGCGTTGACGGCCGCCGTGGGCGGCGAGGTGCAGGTGCAGCAGGATCAGTACGCCTCGGCCCAGTCCTTGATCAAGGCGGGCAAGCTGCGCCCGATCGCGGTGGCCGCCCCCGCGCGACTGGCCGGCCTGCCGCAGCTGCCGACGCTGGCCGAACTGGGCTACCCGCAGTTGAATGCGCTGGGCCAGACCTGGTTTGGCCTGGTGGCGCCGGCGGGCACGCCCGAGGCCGTGGTGCTGCGCCTGAACGACGCGGTGCGGCGGGCGCTGGCCGAGCCGGCGCTGGTGCAGCGGCTGGCCACCCTGGGCGCCGAGCCCGACACCGGCACGCCGCAGGCTTTCAGCCAGCGCATCGCGCAGACCCTGGCCGCCAATCGCAAAATCATTGAAACTGCCGCCATCAAGCTCGACGAATGACGTTTTGCCACCGCCGGCGACGTACCGTGGCCGGCGCCCGCAGATCCTGTAGACCGCCACTGGAGACACGATGGGAGCCATCGACATTCTTGCCCCGTTCATCGACGCGCGCAGCGACCGCTACGCCGAGCTGAGCGACCGCATCTGGAGCCTGGCCGAATTGCGCTATGACGAGCACAAGTCGGCCGAATTGCACATCGCCATGCTGGAGGAGGCCGGCTTTCGCGTCACCCGCGACGCCGCCGGCATCCCCACGGCCTTCGTCGCCGAGGCCGGCACGGACGGCCCGGTGATCGGCATCCTGGGTGAATACGATGCCTTGTCCGGCCTGAGCCAGGAAAGCGGCGCCTACGCCTGCCAGCCGTCGCCGGAAACGCCCAACGGCAACGGTCATGGCTGCGGCCACCACCTGCTGGGCACGGCCGCGCAT from Achromobacter xylosoxidans includes the following:
- a CDS encoding Bug family tripartite tricarboxylate transporter substrate binding protein, producing the protein MKSRLLHAFVCAALVGVSSLAHAQGVYPSQPVRLIVPFAPGGSTDVLARAVADGLRKELGQSVVVENRAGAGGLIGTEAVARAEPDGYTLGMATVSTMAVNPLLYGTARVDPAKQLTAVGSVANVPVVWMVNPAFPATDFAQFLAELRAHPGKYSFGSPGVGSLGHLNLAAMNADLQVEVLHVPYRGMGPALTAAVGGEVQVQQDQYASAQSLIKAGKLRPIAVAAPARLAGLPQLPTLAELGYPQLNALGQTWFGLVAPAGTPEAVVLRLNDAVRRALAEPALVQRLATLGAEPDTGTPQAFSQRIAQTLAANRKIIETAAIKLDE
- a CDS encoding LysR family transcriptional regulator; this encodes MDVAPATLLARLLAKGRLRHLQLLAGVAELGSLQQAAAQIGMSQPAATHALADIESLLGVELFERHARGMRATRCGQLMADCARGMLTSLRASTDSVAALRGGAAGSLRLGAIPAASSGLLAQHLPAYMRAHPDLQVDLQEGSREQLLPLAAAGNLDMLLCRRPEAMPAGLDFVPLQQDGAVIVATPGHPLLASDAAPTLAQVATQLWIQPRPELAIHAVFTAFFERAGVVPRLCRLASAAPPMPLLIAVMQAQQALAMVPLTLAGWYLQHGHFQRLLIESPGAFQPIGAIVGQAGPGREFLHWLMRAPEQPPP